From the genome of Gracilibacillus salitolerans, one region includes:
- the gtfA gene encoding sucrose phosphorylase, whose product MAIKNKVQLITYPDSLGGDLRHLNQVLTNCFHGLFEGGIHILPPFPSSGDRGFAPKNYLEIEPEFGDWNDIRAIGEKNDVLVDLMVNHISKLSPYFQDYLRNGSDSEYADCFITLDKLWEDGIPKQDDIDKIFLRRPVPYSTFSFEKTGEQFKVWTTFGKEDPSEQIDLDIKSPKVKEILASFFETFSQNNIKIVRLDAVGYVIKKLGTSCFFVEPEIYQFLEWVKELADHYEIEILPEVHSNYDIQLKLAEQGYWIYDFILPYTVLETMLTKSSKRLKEYLKDRPEKQFTMLDCHDGIPVLPDLEGKIDTKKASEITQTCKDRGANFSVIVSDEHKAADGFDVHQINGTYYSLLNSDDAYLASRAIQFFVPGIPQVYYVGLLAGENDFQSVEETGENRAINRHNYTQSEIEESVGKAVVKRLLKLIQFRNEYPAFDGEFSVMESNDKHIKLKWVKKEKYCELHIDLNTYRTVIHYLDEQGKASEYVL is encoded by the coding sequence ATGGCTATAAAAAATAAAGTTCAACTAATAACTTATCCTGATTCATTAGGAGGGGATCTACGACATTTAAATCAAGTATTAACCAATTGTTTTCATGGTTTATTTGAAGGTGGGATTCATATTTTACCTCCATTTCCTTCATCTGGAGATCGAGGATTCGCTCCTAAAAATTATTTAGAGATAGAGCCAGAGTTCGGTGATTGGAATGATATTCGAGCTATTGGTGAAAAAAATGATGTACTAGTAGATTTAATGGTGAATCATATTTCAAAGTTATCACCTTATTTTCAAGACTATTTAAGGAACGGCTCTGATTCAGAATATGCCGATTGTTTTATTACGTTGGATAAGTTGTGGGAAGACGGTATACCAAAACAAGATGATATAGACAAAATATTTTTACGTAGACCTGTTCCGTACTCTACATTTTCTTTTGAAAAAACAGGTGAACAATTCAAGGTCTGGACGACATTTGGCAAAGAAGATCCTTCTGAACAAATTGATTTAGATATTAAATCACCTAAAGTGAAGGAAATTTTGGCATCTTTCTTTGAAACTTTCAGTCAAAATAATATTAAGATTGTTCGATTAGATGCTGTTGGTTATGTGATTAAAAAGCTAGGGACAAGTTGTTTTTTTGTTGAGCCAGAAATTTATCAATTTTTAGAATGGGTGAAAGAGTTAGCAGATCATTACGAAATTGAAATCCTTCCCGAAGTACATTCGAATTATGACATTCAGTTGAAGCTCGCTGAACAAGGTTATTGGATCTACGATTTCATACTGCCATATACAGTACTAGAAACGATGCTTACCAAAAGTAGTAAACGCTTGAAGGAGTACTTAAAAGACAGACCTGAAAAACAGTTCACCATGCTGGATTGTCATGATGGTATCCCAGTGTTGCCTGATTTAGAAGGTAAAATCGATACAAAAAAAGCTAGTGAAATAACGCAAACTTGTAAAGATAGGGGAGCAAATTTTAGTGTAATTGTGTCAGATGAACACAAAGCGGCTGATGGTTTTGATGTACATCAAATAAATGGGACGTACTATTCATTATTGAATAGTGATGATGCCTATTTAGCATCAAGAGCGATACAATTTTTCGTTCCAGGAATTCCACAAGTTTATTATGTAGGGTTATTAGCAGGGGAAAATGATTTTCAATCTGTTGAAGAAACAGGAGAAAACCGTGCCATTAATCGGCATAATTATACGCAATCAGAAATTGAAGAATCTGTGGGAAAAGCAGTGGTAAAAAGGCTTTTGAAGCTTATTCAATTCCGTAATGAATATCCTGCTTTCGATGGGGAGTTCTCTGTTATGGAATCAAACGATAAACATATTAAACTTAAATGGGTAAAGAAAGAAAAATATTGTGAATTACACATCGACTTAAACACTTATCGAACGGTCATACACTATTTAGATGAACAAGGGAAAGCTTCTGAATATGTACTGTAA
- a CDS encoding beta-N-acetylhexosaminidase, with the protein MKLLLNGDLEKIDKGIRLLQEELHFDLTDDGFPIDVVQSSGNLKVSCDGERGFIQFEEKIHFFRALGLWLENYHKQKIFNITEEPQFDMNGIMVDASRNGVLKVGSIQFLLRKMAVMGLNVVMMYTEDTFEVEEYPYFGYMRGRYSFSELKACDDYAHAFGIEMMPCIQSLAHLKEALKWNYASNIRDTEDILLVGEEETYHFIEKTIQSATKPYRSNRIHIGMDEAHQLGLGRYLEKNGYKDRFSIMSEHLKKVYEITERNQLKPMIWSDMFFRLGSKTGNYYDEKAEIPQKVIDQIPKDLQLVYWDYYHTDKDFYKNFLNMHKELGSDPIFAGGIWTWNGIAPNYGKTIKTTHAALQACKDTGVKEVFATMWGDNGAETDPFTGLAGMQLFAEHGYSKDFDEQKWKERFSFCGQAELSDYLELNKFDETPGVSSNNIKESHPAKFLLWQDVLLGLFDKNIEGLPMSGHYQQLAICMQEAKERNSDYPLMFGYYYQLANVLSEKAEIGLELKTAYDAKDQDSLTHLRDQLKSLVKKIDDLRKAHRSLWMDRYKPFGWEVLDIRYGGVISRMHTAIDRINDWLTNKISVIEELEPERLWHDAPWVMPEGAIGRNVYHRIVTASAFSE; encoded by the coding sequence GTGAAATTACTACTTAATGGAGATCTTGAAAAGATTGATAAAGGCATTCGTCTGTTACAAGAAGAGCTACACTTTGATCTAACAGACGATGGTTTTCCTATCGATGTAGTACAATCAAGTGGCAATCTAAAAGTCAGTTGTGATGGAGAGAGAGGCTTTATTCAATTCGAGGAAAAAATTCACTTTTTCCGTGCACTTGGCTTGTGGTTGGAAAATTATCATAAACAAAAAATATTTAATATTACAGAAGAGCCACAATTTGATATGAATGGAATCATGGTTGATGCTTCTAGAAATGGTGTTTTGAAAGTGGGATCGATTCAATTTTTGTTGAGAAAAATGGCAGTGATGGGTTTAAATGTTGTCATGATGTATACAGAAGACACTTTTGAAGTGGAAGAATACCCCTATTTTGGTTATATGAGAGGTCGATATTCCTTTTCGGAATTAAAAGCGTGTGATGATTATGCACATGCTTTTGGGATTGAGATGATGCCGTGCATTCAATCATTAGCTCATTTAAAGGAAGCGCTTAAATGGAATTATGCGTCGAATATACGTGATACGGAAGATATTTTACTGGTTGGAGAAGAAGAAACGTATCACTTTATTGAGAAAACTATTCAATCTGCTACCAAACCTTATCGTTCCAATCGGATTCATATTGGGATGGATGAAGCACATCAGCTAGGATTAGGCCGATATTTAGAGAAAAATGGATATAAAGATCGTTTTTCAATAATGAGTGAACACTTGAAAAAAGTGTATGAAATAACAGAACGAAATCAATTAAAACCAATGATATGGAGCGATATGTTCTTTAGACTAGGATCTAAAACAGGAAATTATTATGACGAAAAAGCAGAGATACCACAAAAAGTAATTGATCAAATTCCGAAAGATCTACAATTAGTATATTGGGATTATTACCATACGGATAAGGATTTCTATAAAAATTTTCTAAATATGCATAAAGAATTAGGATCAGATCCAATATTTGCGGGTGGAATTTGGACATGGAATGGTATCGCTCCAAATTATGGTAAGACTATTAAAACCACTCATGCTGCACTACAAGCGTGTAAAGACACAGGTGTTAAAGAGGTATTTGCTACGATGTGGGGAGATAATGGTGCGGAAACAGATCCATTTACAGGATTAGCAGGTATGCAATTATTCGCAGAACATGGTTATTCAAAGGATTTTGATGAACAGAAATGGAAAGAACGATTTTCATTCTGTGGACAAGCTGAGTTATCCGATTACTTAGAGTTAAATAAATTTGATGAAACACCAGGTGTAAGTTCAAATAATATAAAAGAATCACATCCAGCTAAATTCTTGTTATGGCAGGATGTATTGCTAGGACTATTTGATAAGAATATTGAAGGTTTACCAATGTCTGGTCATTACCAACAATTAGCAATTTGTATGCAAGAGGCAAAGGAACGAAACTCTGATTATCCATTAATGTTTGGCTACTACTATCAGTTGGCCAATGTATTAAGTGAAAAAGCAGAGATCGGTCTAGAGTTAAAAACAGCTTATGATGCCAAAGATCAAGATTCTTTAACTCATTTGCGTGATCAATTAAAGAGTTTAGTAAAAAAGATAGATGATCTACGTAAAGCGCATCGCTCGCTTTGGATGGACAGATATAAACCATTTGGTTGGGAAGTGTTAGACATTCGTTATGGTGGGGTAATTTCTAGAATGCATACTGCTATTGATCGTATTAATGATTGGTTAACTAATAAAATCTCTGTTATTGAAGAATTGGAACCAGAAAGGTTATGGCATGATGCTCCATGGGTAATGCCAGAAGGAGCTATTGGACGTAACGTATATCATCGTATAGTAACAGCGAGTGCATTTTCTGAGTAA